A window of Streptomyces sp. NBC_01689 genomic DNA:
CGGCACAGGGCGTGCTCCGGGCCGGGTCCGGGTGGGGTGGGGGTGCGGGGCGGGGTGACCGGGGTGAGGTGGGCGGGGGGAAACGCTTCGGCCAGTCGCCGTGCGGGCGGGCGGGGCCGCGGGGGCCGGCGGGGTGGGCCGGCAGAGCGGGCGGCGGGGTGCGCGGGCCGGCACGCGGCGGGGGCGCGGCGGGGCGGGCACGGGGTGTCTTGACGGCGCCCGCGACGGTGATTACGGCTGTCGCCGGCAGCCGCGCGGGCGCGCGGAAATGGACGACGGTAACCGTCTGGAGTGCGGTGACGGCGGAATCAGGAGTTCGATTCGAGCCGTGCTGCAAGCGTCCTCCAGCGCCCCCGGCAGCGTGCGTGGCAGCGGACTTGGAAGTCCGCTCGAGAACGGCTCCAGGAAATCGCTGGGGAGGGACGGCCGCGGCTAGCGTGAGCGGCGGCGCGGATTTCTGGCCACAAAAGGAACGGGACAAGGAGCTCGACGACATACGGAGGAGACCGGTGAGGATTCAGGTTCTGGGTCCGTTGAGTGCCGAGGTCAACGGGGGATCCATCGTTCCGAGCGCGGGCAAGCCGCGACAGATCCTGTCGCTGCTGGCGTTGTATCCCGGACGGGTGATGCCCGTCCCGACCCTCATGGAGGAGATCTGGGCGACGCAGCCCCCGCAGAGCGCACTGACGACCCTGCAGACCTACATCCTGCAACTGCGCCGGCGGCTGGGCACCGCGATGGGTCCCGGCGCGCCGGGCGGCGCCAAGGAGGTACTGGCCACCCGGCACGGCGGTTATCTGCTGCAGATCCCGCCCGACAGCGTCGACGTCCACCAGTACGACCGGCTGACGCGGGAGGGACAGACCGCGTTCGAGCACGGCGACGACGAGGTCTCCGCCGCCCGCTTCCGCGAGGCCCTGGGCCTGTGGCAGGGGCCCGCCCTGGTCGACGTACGGCTGGGCCCGGTCCTGGAGATCGAGGTGGTACGGCTGGAGGAGAGCCGGCTGGTCACCGTGGAACGGCGTATCGACGCCGACCTGCGACTGGGCCGGCACGCCGAACTCATCGCCGAACTCATCGAACTGACCGCCCGTCACCCGCAGCACGAGGGACTGCACTCACAGGCCATGGTGGCGCTCTACCGCTCGGGCCGGCAGGCCTCCGCCCTGGAGGTCTACCGCCGACTGCGGGTCCGGCTGATCGAGGACCTGGGCGTGGAACCCTCCCCCCAGCTGCAGCGGCTGCACCAGGCCGTCCTCACCGTCGACCCCCAGCTGGACGTACTGGCCGGACCGCGCCACAGCTCCACCTACGACCTGTTCACCGCCTGAGCACGTTCCCCCACCGGGCACGGCGGACAGGCCGCCCGGCCACCACCGGCCCGCGAAACCACGGCAGGTGACAGGCCGTCAGGAAATGGGTCCCGGCCCGGGTGCCGTAACAAGCGGCGTCTCCCGCCCCGGCACACCCCCGGCCCCGGGGCCGGGGGTGTGCCGGGGCGGCTCGCTGTGCGGATCGCGCGCCGCGTCAGCGCCGGGGGCGCCAGGTCGCACAGGCCCCGGAGGACCGGCCCGCACCCGGGCCGGGACGACGCGGGGCCGGCCCTGCGCAGTCCGCCCGGCCCCGGAGCTGAACAGCGGGGCGCGGGAGGGCTGTCCGCTGTCCCGCACCGCCTCCCGGCCCGCCCCGGTCCGGCTCGTCTCCCGCCCTGCCGGCCGGCGGCCGCAGCCCGGCGTGTTCGTCCCCGGTGTGTCCGTCGCCTCTGCGTCCCCGCCCTGCCGGGCGTGGCTCACGTCCGTTCCGGGGCCCCCGTGTTCACCCGCGGCCTCCCCGGCCAGGGCCGGGCCGAAGCCGGGGCGCACGCTGTTCACCCCGCCGCACCCCTCCCTCCCCTCTGCGCTGGCTCACCTCCGATCTGCGCTGGCTCACCTCCGAGCCGGAACGGGTCCGCCGGCCACCCCTCCCCCTCCCCCTCCCCTCTCTCCGTCTGGCGCGCCGTCTGGCGCGCCGTGGTCGAAGTCGGCGCCGGGGCCGCCCCGTTCATCCCGCCTCTCCCCCGTGCTCCCCTGCGTGCTTCGTGCTCCGCCGTGCCATGGACCAAGTCGGTTCCCGGGCAGGCCCGTTCGTCTCCTGCCCGGGGGCGGCTCCGGGCCGGTGCCGGGCAGGTGCCGGGCCGCCGCCGCGTTCGTCGCACGGGCGGCCGGGGGCCTGTCGGTGTGCCCGGCCGGACCGCGGCTGCGGGCGGCGGACCCGTGGCGGTGCCGGGCACACCGTGGGTGCGGGCGGGGCGGGGTTCAGGGCGGCGGCGGGGTCAGGACGGAGCGGACGCCGCGGGCGAGGGCGGAGGCGCCGGCGGCGGCGTCACCGATGCCGGTCATGACCACGGCCGGAGCGGGACCGGTGCCGTACGGCAGGCGCTGGGCGAGCTCGTAGGCCGCCCGCCCGCCGGGCCCGCACCCGCACAGCACCAGCCGCCGGCCCGGCCCCCGGGCCTGGTGCGCGACGGCCTGCGGCGCGCCGGGGGCACCGTCGACGTGGACGGCCACGATCCGCTCCGGACCCCGGTGGCCGCGCACGAACAGGTCGTAACTGCCCTGGGGCACACCGGGGACGACGACCAGACAGATCACGTCCGCGTGGGGGTGTCCGGGACGCAGCACGCTCAGCGCGGGACGCGGCGGGGGCGAGGCGGGGCGGGCCATCCGCGGGACCGCGGCCCGCTCCAGCACGTCCAGCAGCTGCCCGGCGGTGGCGTCGGCGGCCCGGTGTCCGGGCAGCGCGCGCAGCAGGCGCAGGCACTGGGCGTGCAGGGCGGCCGCGTCCTCGTCGGCCAGGCGGGCCCGGTCGTGGACGGCGCTGAGGGACAGACCGCCCCGGGCGTCATGGCGGGCGGTGAGGGTCAGCGGCCGGCCGGTGGCACCGGCCGCGGTCCGCGGGCTCGGGACGCCGATGCCCTGGGCGGCGAGTTCCCCGCGCAGCGCCTGCGGCAGCGGCAGCGGGCCCTGGAACCGCACCAGGGTGTCGGTGCACGGATCGACGAACGGGCCGGGCACCACGCCGGCGGACGGGCCGGTGGGAGCAGTGCCCGCCGACGGGGGCGGGGCCGGGGGCCGGCCGCTCCACGCGCGGATCGACTCGCCGGCCGCCCACGGATAGACCGCCAGGTCCAGCAGCGTGTCACGGACCTGGTGGAGCAGGCCGGTGAGGGGTTCACCGGGGTCGACGGTCACGGTCATCGGCAGCGGGCCGTCCAGCGGCCCGGGGATGCCCGCCGCGCCCGGCAGGGCGATGTCCCGGCCCGACAGCTGCACCCCGAAACTCACCGGCAGCGGCCCGCG
This region includes:
- a CDS encoding AfsR/SARP family transcriptional regulator → MRIQVLGPLSAEVNGGSIVPSAGKPRQILSLLALYPGRVMPVPTLMEEIWATQPPQSALTTLQTYILQLRRRLGTAMGPGAPGGAKEVLATRHGGYLLQIPPDSVDVHQYDRLTREGQTAFEHGDDEVSAARFREALGLWQGPALVDVRLGPVLEIEVVRLEESRLVTVERRIDADLRLGRHAELIAELIELTARHPQHEGLHSQAMVALYRSGRQASALEVYRRLRVRLIEDLGVEPSPQLQRLHQAVLTVDPQLDVLAGPRHSSTYDLFTA